In Streptomyces sp. NBC_01426, one genomic interval encodes:
- a CDS encoding PaaI family thioesterase, with translation MGEQHTVKFPQEVLDEYTAMGIDLPSLFSAGHLGERMDIRVLEASADKVVATMPVEGNTQPYGLLHGGASAVLAETLGSIGAMMHGGINKVAVGVDLNCTHHRGVRSGLVTGVATPVHKGGSTTTFEIVITDDQDKRVCTARLTCLLRDTNS, from the coding sequence ATGGGCGAGCAGCACACTGTGAAGTTCCCGCAGGAGGTCCTCGACGAGTACACGGCCATGGGCATCGACCTGCCCTCGCTGTTCTCGGCGGGCCACCTTGGCGAACGCATGGACATCCGCGTCCTGGAGGCCTCGGCCGACAAGGTCGTCGCCACCATGCCCGTCGAGGGCAACACCCAGCCCTACGGACTCCTGCACGGCGGCGCCTCCGCCGTCCTCGCCGAGACCCTCGGCTCGATCGGCGCGATGATGCACGGCGGCATCAACAAGGTCGCCGTCGGCGTCGACCTGAACTGCACCCACCACCGGGGTGTCCGCTCCGGCCTGGTCACCGGCGTCGCCACGCCCGTCCACAAGGGCGGCTCCACCACCACGTTCGAGATCGTCATCACCGACGACCAGGACAAGCGCGTCTGCACCGCCCGCCTCACCTGCCTCCTGCGCGACACGAACTCGTAA
- a CDS encoding lytic transglycosylase domain-containing protein, with amino-acid sequence MPSRISARFGRGPRRGAAAAVISALVIAAVSASQGPAVGSEDRVSAAGATTTPPGGTATPNDAGGDSSYSTELPPLISPEPPALLLPAQDAPTSSPQPAPTTEVPRTEPVALGDAEGVRGIPASVLAAYRLAEAEVARTDPGCGLRRELLAAIGKVESGHARGGRVDAAGTTLRPILGPVLDGNGFANISDTDGGAHDGDARYDRAVGPMQFIPSTWAAWGQDADGDGRRNPNNVHDAALAAGRYLCAGARDLRVGADLDRAVLSYNNSGEYLRTVRSWFTYYLKGTHEVPDGSGSGVGTTEPAVTNPRPAPAPTPAPTPKPTPTPKPKPTPKPTPTPKPTPDPTPTPTPTPDPTPKPTPTPTPTPTPKPTPTPTPTPTPTPTPTPTPKPSPTASAKPTASPSAKPSGSPTATAKPSPTPTPPAAETP; translated from the coding sequence ATGCCGTCTCGAATATCGGCCCGGTTCGGACGCGGGCCGCGCAGGGGCGCGGCCGCCGCCGTGATCTCCGCGCTGGTGATCGCCGCCGTGAGCGCCTCACAGGGCCCGGCCGTCGGCAGCGAGGACCGGGTGAGCGCCGCCGGCGCGACCACCACGCCCCCCGGGGGAACCGCCACACCGAACGACGCGGGCGGCGACTCCAGCTACTCCACCGAACTGCCGCCCCTGATCAGCCCGGAGCCGCCCGCGCTCCTCCTACCGGCGCAGGACGCCCCGACCTCTTCCCCACAGCCTGCGCCCACGACCGAGGTGCCACGCACCGAACCCGTCGCCCTCGGCGACGCCGAGGGCGTGCGGGGAATCCCGGCGAGCGTGCTCGCCGCGTACCGGTTGGCCGAGGCCGAGGTGGCGCGGACCGACCCCGGATGCGGGCTGCGCCGGGAACTCCTCGCGGCCATCGGGAAGGTCGAGTCGGGTCATGCCCGCGGCGGCCGGGTGGACGCCGCCGGCACCACGCTCCGGCCGATCCTGGGCCCCGTCCTCGACGGGAACGGCTTCGCGAACATCTCCGACACCGACGGCGGTGCCCACGACGGCGACGCACGGTACGACCGGGCCGTCGGACCCATGCAGTTCATCCCCTCGACGTGGGCGGCATGGGGCCAGGACGCCGACGGCGACGGCCGGCGCAACCCGAACAACGTCCACGACGCGGCGCTCGCCGCCGGCCGCTACCTCTGCGCGGGCGCCCGTGACCTGCGGGTGGGCGCGGACCTCGACCGGGCGGTGCTCTCCTACAACAACTCCGGGGAGTACCTGCGCACGGTGCGGTCCTGGTTCACGTACTACCTGAAGGGCACGCACGAGGTCCCGGACGGCTCAGGCTCCGGCGTCGGTACGACCGAACCGGCGGTGACGAACCCCCGCCCGGCCCCGGCCCCGACTCCCGCCCCCACCCCGAAGCCGACGCCCACGCCGAAGCCGAAGCCGACGCCGAAGCCCACGCCCACGCCGAAGCCGACCCCGGACCCGACGCCCACGCCCACGCCGACCCCGGACCCGACGCCGAAGCCCACGCCGACGCCCACTCCCACGCCGACGCCCAAGCCGACTCCCACCCCGACCCCGACCCCGACCCCGACACCCACGCCGACTCCCACCCCGAAGCCCAGCCCGACGGCGAGCGCCAAGCCCACCGCGTCCCCGAGCGCCAAGCCCAGCGGGTCCCCGACGGCCACGGCGAAGCCGAGCCCGACCCCCACCCCGCCCGCCGCGGAAACCCCGTAG
- a CDS encoding SPW_0924 family protein produces the protein MRALVAAAIGLVAALALVLAITAFGVPDGTTSPKPLLTTAPTAPGK, from the coding sequence ATGCGCGCTCTCGTCGCCGCCGCCATCGGGCTGGTCGCCGCGCTGGCCCTCGTCCTCGCCATCACGGCGTTCGGGGTGCCGGACGGCACGACCTCGCCCAAGCCCCTGCTCACCACCGCGCCCACCGCGCCCGGAAAGTAG
- the polA gene encoding DNA polymerase I, which translates to MADSASKKTDQTTAADRPRLMLMDGHSLAYRAFFALPAENFTTATGQPTNAIYGFASMLANTLRDEAPTHFAVAFDVSRKTWRSTEFPEYKANRSKTPDEFKGQVELIGELLDAMKVPRFAVDGFEADDVIATLATQAEALGFDVLIVTGDRDSFQLVSAHTTVLYPTKGVSELTRFTPEKVEEKYGLTPQQYPDFAALRGDPSDNLPGIPGVGEKTAAKWITQFGSFAELVERADEVKGKAGQNFRDHLDAVKLNRVLTEMVKDVELPQTPADLGRTAYDRSAVTGVLDVLEIRNASLRERLLAVDPGAAEEEPPAPVAAVELDASVLGTGELAPWLETHAGGPLGVSTVDTWALGQGNVAEIGLASAGGAAAWFEPSSLDESDERAFAAWAADAAKPKVVHNAKGLMRVFPEHGWTLAGVTMDTALAAYLVKPGRRSFALDVLSMEYLHRELAPAAADGQLAFGADDTAEAEALMAQARAVLDLGDAFTAKLAEVGAVELLHDMELPTSELLARLERAGIAADRDHLEGMEQQFAGAVQQAVKEAHAAVGHEFNLGSPKQLQEVFFGELDLPKTKKTKTGYTTDADALAWLAGQTDHELPVIMLRHREQAKLRVTVEGLVKSLATDGRVHTSFSQTVAATGRLSSTDPNLQNVPVRTDEGRAIRRGFVVGEGYESLMTADYSQIELRVMAHLSEDEGLIEAFATGEDLHTTVASQVFGVERSEVDAEMRRKIKAMSYGLAYGLSAFGLSQQLNIEPGEARGLMETFFERFGGVRDYLQRVVEEARATGYTETVLGRRRYLPDLNSDNRLRREAAERMALNAPIQGTAADIVKVAMLRVDKAITEAGLTSRILLQVHDEIVLEIAPGERKKVEELVRREMGAAVELRAPLDVSVGVGPDWESAAH; encoded by the coding sequence GTGGCAGATTCAGCATCGAAGAAGACCGACCAGACGACCGCAGCGGACCGCCCCCGCCTGATGCTCATGGACGGGCACTCCCTGGCGTACCGGGCGTTCTTCGCGCTGCCCGCGGAGAACTTCACCACCGCGACCGGCCAGCCGACCAACGCCATCTACGGCTTCGCGTCGATGCTGGCGAACACGCTGCGCGACGAGGCGCCCACGCACTTCGCGGTGGCGTTCGACGTGTCCCGCAAGACGTGGCGCTCGACGGAGTTCCCCGAGTACAAGGCGAACCGCTCCAAGACCCCCGACGAGTTCAAGGGGCAGGTCGAGCTGATCGGCGAGCTCCTCGACGCGATGAAGGTGCCGCGCTTCGCGGTCGACGGCTTCGAGGCCGACGACGTGATCGCGACCCTGGCGACGCAGGCGGAGGCCCTCGGCTTCGACGTGCTGATCGTCACCGGGGACCGGGACTCCTTCCAGCTCGTCTCCGCACACACCACCGTCCTCTACCCGACCAAGGGCGTCTCCGAGTTGACCCGCTTCACCCCGGAGAAGGTCGAGGAGAAGTACGGCCTCACCCCGCAGCAGTACCCCGACTTCGCGGCGCTGCGCGGCGACCCGTCGGACAACCTCCCGGGCATCCCCGGCGTCGGCGAGAAGACCGCCGCCAAGTGGATCACCCAGTTCGGCTCGTTCGCGGAACTCGTGGAACGCGCCGACGAGGTCAAGGGCAAGGCCGGGCAGAACTTCCGCGACCACCTCGACGCCGTCAAGCTCAACCGGGTCCTGACCGAGATGGTCAAGGACGTCGAGCTGCCCCAGACCCCCGCCGACCTGGGCCGCACCGCCTACGACCGGTCCGCCGTCACCGGCGTGCTGGACGTACTGGAGATCCGCAACGCCTCGCTGCGCGAGCGGCTGCTCGCCGTGGACCCGGGCGCGGCCGAGGAGGAGCCGCCGGCCCCCGTCGCCGCCGTGGAGCTGGACGCGTCCGTACTGGGCACCGGCGAACTGGCGCCCTGGCTGGAGACCCACGCGGGCGGGCCGCTCGGCGTCTCCACCGTCGACACCTGGGCGCTCGGCCAGGGCAACGTCGCCGAGATCGGGCTGGCCTCGGCGGGCGGCGCCGCCGCCTGGTTCGAGCCGTCCTCGCTCGACGAGAGCGACGAGCGGGCCTTCGCGGCCTGGGCCGCCGACGCCGCCAAGCCCAAGGTCGTGCACAACGCCAAGGGCCTGATGCGGGTCTTCCCCGAGCACGGCTGGACCCTCGCCGGCGTCACCATGGACACCGCGCTCGCCGCGTACCTGGTCAAGCCCGGCCGCCGGTCCTTCGCACTCGACGTGCTGTCCATGGAGTACCTGCACCGCGAGCTGGCACCCGCCGCCGCCGACGGGCAGCTGGCCTTCGGCGCCGACGACACCGCCGAGGCCGAGGCGCTGATGGCGCAGGCCCGCGCGGTCCTCGACCTGGGCGACGCCTTCACCGCGAAGCTGGCCGAGGTGGGCGCCGTCGAACTGCTCCACGACATGGAGCTGCCCACCTCCGAGCTGCTGGCACGCCTGGAACGCGCCGGCATCGCCGCCGACCGGGACCACCTGGAGGGCATGGAGCAGCAGTTCGCGGGCGCCGTGCAGCAGGCCGTCAAGGAAGCGCACGCCGCCGTCGGCCACGAGTTCAACCTCGGCTCGCCCAAGCAGCTCCAAGAGGTCTTCTTCGGCGAACTGGACCTGCCCAAGACGAAGAAGACCAAGACCGGCTACACCACCGACGCGGACGCGCTGGCCTGGCTCGCCGGCCAGACCGACCACGAACTCCCCGTGATCATGCTGCGTCACCGGGAACAGGCCAAGCTCCGCGTCACCGTCGAAGGCCTGGTCAAGTCCCTCGCGACCGACGGCCGCGTCCACACCAGCTTCAGCCAGACCGTCGCCGCGACCGGCCGCCTGTCCTCCACCGACCCGAACCTGCAGAACGTGCCGGTGCGCACCGACGAGGGCCGCGCCATCCGCCGCGGCTTCGTCGTCGGCGAGGGCTACGAGTCGCTGATGACGGCCGACTACAGCCAGATCGAACTGCGCGTCATGGCCCACCTGTCCGAGGACGAGGGCCTCATCGAGGCGTTCGCGACCGGCGAGGACCTGCACACCACCGTCGCCTCCCAGGTGTTCGGCGTGGAGCGCTCCGAGGTCGACGCCGAGATGCGCCGCAAGATCAAGGCCATGTCGTACGGACTCGCCTACGGGCTCTCCGCGTTCGGCCTCTCCCAGCAGCTGAACATCGAGCCCGGCGAGGCCCGCGGCCTCATGGAGACCTTCTTCGAGCGCTTCGGCGGGGTCCGCGACTACCTCCAGCGCGTCGTCGAGGAAGCCCGCGCCACCGGCTACACCGAGACGGTGCTGGGCCGCCGCCGCTACCTGCCCGACCTCAACAGCGACAACCGGCTGCGCCGCGAGGCCGCCGAGCGGATGGCACTGAACGCCCCCATCCAGGGAACCGCAGCCGACATCGTCAAGGTCGCGATGCTGCGCGTCGACAAGGCGATCACCGAGGCCGGCCTGACGTCGCGGATACTGCTCCAGGTCCACGACGAAATCGTCCTGGAGATCGCCCCCGGCGAGCGGAAGAAGGTCGAGGAGCTGGTGCGCCGCGAGATGGGCGCCGCCGTCGAGCTCCGTGCCCCGCTCGACGTGTCCGTGGGCGTCGGCCCCGACTGGGAGTCCGCCGCGCACTGA
- a CDS encoding DUF4184 family protein: MPFTLSHAAAVLPAVRRTGRARGPLVACALVLGSFAPDTFYFLDAIVGGVMRYGDFTHSIPGVLTADALLTAALAACWLLLREPLVALLPRAWRGRVYTFVRGERWRRGRRLPSLALWFYLSAVLGSLTHVVWDSFTHLDRWGTNALPSLGEPLAFGLPLYSYLQYGTSAFAACALLWFTVTALRRLPLSPVPPSVPVLGRAEVWGAVALVVGCVAVGVTLRVIRWFTFFDRIRTPLDIIPTVCFGAGGGLIVALLLYGALVRLRRRGERRSDDEDEDARTPAPVA, translated from the coding sequence ATGCCGTTCACCCTCAGCCATGCGGCGGCCGTCCTTCCGGCCGTCCGCCGGACCGGCCGGGCGCGCGGGCCGCTCGTCGCCTGCGCCCTGGTCCTCGGCTCGTTCGCGCCCGACACCTTCTATTTCCTGGACGCGATCGTCGGCGGCGTCATGCGGTACGGGGACTTCACCCACTCGATCCCGGGGGTGTTGACCGCCGACGCCCTGCTGACCGCCGCGCTGGCGGCGTGCTGGCTGTTGCTGCGCGAACCGCTGGTCGCGCTGCTGCCGCGGGCCTGGCGGGGTCGCGTGTACACCTTCGTGCGGGGCGAGCGGTGGCGGCGGGGCCGTCGACTGCCCTCGCTCGCGCTGTGGTTCTACCTGTCGGCGGTCCTCGGGTCCCTCACCCACGTGGTGTGGGACAGCTTCACGCACCTGGACCGGTGGGGCACGAACGCGCTGCCGTCGCTCGGCGAGCCCCTGGCGTTCGGGCTGCCGCTCTACTCCTACCTCCAGTACGGCACTTCGGCGTTCGCCGCGTGCGCGCTGCTGTGGTTCACGGTGACGGCGTTGCGCCGGTTGCCGCTCTCCCCCGTTCCGCCGTCGGTGCCGGTGCTCGGCCGGGCGGAGGTCTGGGGTGCGGTCGCCCTCGTCGTGGGGTGCGTGGCCGTCGGGGTGACGCTGCGGGTGATCCGCTGGTTCACGTTCTTCGACCGGATCCGTACGCCGCTCGACATCATCCCGACCGTCTGCTTCGGCGCGGGCGGCGGTCTGATCGTGGCGCTGCTGCTGTACGGGGCGCTGGTGCGGCTGCGCCGGCGGGGCGAGCGGCGCTCCGACGACGAGGACGAGGACGCGCGGACGCCCGCCCCCGTGGCGTGA
- a CDS encoding FdhF/YdeP family oxidoreductase yields the protein MATKPPADDPAQDAPRIAPPGRAAAGLPAIGHTLRIAQQQMGLARTARTLLKVNQKDGFDCPGCAWPEGDKRHTAEFCENGAKAVAEEATLRRVTPEFFAAHPLADLERRSGYWLGQQGRITEPMLLPEGGDRYEPVTWERAFAIIAEELTALGSPDEALFYTSGRTSNEAAFLFQLFAREFGTNNLPDCSNMCHESSGSALNETIGIGKGSVSLEDLHQAELIIVAGQNPGTNHPRMLSALERAKSAGAKIISVNPLPEAGMERFKNPQTPLGMLRGTALNDLFLQIRIGGDQALFRLLNKLVIETDGATDEEFIREHTHGYEDLAAAAAQTDWDETLTATGLTRPEIESALAMILASKRTIVCWAMGLTQHKHSVATIREVVNLLLLRGDIGRPGAGVCPVRGHSNVQGDRTMGIFERPAPAFLDALDREFGITSPRRHGFDVVRSIEALRDGEAKVLFAMGGNFVGATPDTAVTEAAIRRASLTVHVSTKLNRSHAVTGRRALILPTLGRTDKDVQGAGRQFVTVEDSMGMVHASRGNLAPASPHLLSEPAIVARLARAVLGASSATPWEEFERDYGTIRDRISRVVPGFEDFNARAARPGGFRLPHAPRDERRFPTKTGKANFTAAPVEYPRVPAGRLLLQTLRSHDQYNTTIYGLDDRYRGITGGRRVVMVNPLDAAELGLVDGAYTDIVGEWKDGVERRAPGFRIVHYPTARGCAAAYYPETNVLVPLDSTADTSNTPASKSVVVRFEPA from the coding sequence ATGGCCACCAAGCCGCCCGCAGATGATCCCGCACAGGACGCGCCCCGGATCGCGCCCCCGGGGCGTGCCGCCGCCGGGCTGCCCGCCATCGGGCACACGCTGCGGATCGCCCAGCAGCAGATGGGCCTGGCCCGTACCGCGCGGACCCTCCTCAAGGTCAACCAGAAGGACGGCTTCGACTGCCCGGGCTGTGCCTGGCCCGAGGGCGACAAGCGGCACACCGCGGAGTTCTGCGAGAACGGTGCGAAGGCCGTCGCGGAGGAGGCCACGCTGCGCCGGGTCACGCCCGAGTTCTTCGCGGCGCACCCGCTCGCCGACCTGGAGCGGCGCTCCGGCTACTGGCTGGGGCAGCAGGGGCGGATCACCGAGCCGATGCTGCTGCCCGAGGGCGGCGACCGGTACGAGCCGGTGACCTGGGAGCGGGCGTTCGCGATCATCGCGGAGGAGTTGACGGCGCTCGGCTCCCCCGACGAGGCCCTCTTCTACACCTCGGGCCGCACCAGCAACGAGGCGGCGTTCCTCTTCCAGCTCTTCGCCCGCGAGTTCGGCACCAACAACCTGCCGGACTGTTCCAACATGTGCCACGAGTCCTCGGGCTCGGCGTTGAACGAGACCATCGGCATCGGCAAGGGCAGCGTCTCCCTGGAGGACCTCCACCAGGCCGAGTTGATCATCGTCGCCGGGCAGAACCCGGGGACCAACCATCCGCGCATGCTCTCCGCCCTGGAGCGGGCCAAGTCCGCCGGCGCGAAGATCATCTCGGTGAATCCGCTGCCCGAGGCCGGCATGGAGCGGTTCAAGAACCCGCAGACCCCCCTCGGCATGCTCCGCGGCACCGCCCTCAACGACCTGTTCCTCCAGATCCGCATCGGCGGCGACCAGGCCCTCTTCCGGCTCCTCAACAAGCTCGTCATCGAGACCGACGGCGCCACCGACGAGGAGTTCATCCGCGAGCACACCCACGGGTACGAGGACCTCGCGGCGGCGGCCGCGCAGACCGACTGGGACGAGACCCTCACCGCCACCGGCCTCACCCGCCCGGAGATCGAGAGCGCCCTGGCCATGATCCTGGCCTCGAAGCGGACGATCGTCTGCTGGGCCATGGGCCTCACCCAGCACAAGCACTCCGTCGCCACCATCCGCGAGGTCGTCAACCTCCTCCTGCTGCGCGGCGACATCGGCCGTCCCGGCGCCGGCGTCTGCCCCGTCCGCGGCCACTCCAACGTCCAGGGCGACCGCACCATGGGCATCTTCGAGCGGCCCGCACCGGCCTTCCTCGACGCCCTCGACCGGGAGTTCGGCATCACCTCGCCCCGCCGGCACGGCTTCGACGTGGTCCGCTCCATCGAGGCGCTGCGCGACGGCGAGGCCAAGGTCCTCTTCGCCATGGGCGGCAACTTCGTCGGCGCCACCCCGGACACGGCCGTCACCGAGGCCGCGATCCGCCGCGCCTCCCTGACCGTCCACGTCTCCACCAAGCTCAACCGCTCCCACGCGGTGACCGGCCGGCGCGCCCTGATCCTGCCCACCCTGGGCCGCACCGACAAGGACGTCCAGGGGGCGGGCAGGCAGTTCGTCACCGTCGAGGACTCGATGGGCATGGTCCACGCCTCCCGGGGCAACCTCGCCCCCGCCTCCCCGCACCTGCTGTCCGAGCCCGCCATCGTGGCCCGACTGGCCCGCGCGGTCCTGGGCGCCTCCTCGGCCACCCCGTGGGAGGAGTTCGAGCGGGACTACGGGACCATCCGCGACCGGATCTCCCGCGTGGTCCCCGGCTTCGAGGACTTCAACGCGCGCGCCGCCCGCCCCGGCGGGTTCCGGCTGCCGCACGCCCCGCGCGACGAGCGCCGCTTCCCGACGAAGACCGGGAAGGCGAACTTCACGGCCGCTCCCGTGGAGTACCCCCGCGTCCCCGCGGGGCGGCTGCTGCTCCAGACCCTGCGCTCGCACGACCAGTACAACACCACGATCTACGGCCTCGACGACCGCTACCGGGGCATCACCGGCGGCCGTCGCGTCGTCATGGTCAACCCGCTCGACGCGGCCGAGCTGGGCCTGGTCGACGGCGCGTACACCGACATCGTCGGCGAGTGGAAGGACGGCGTGGAGCGGCGCGCCCCCGGCTTCCGGATCGTCCACTATCCGACGGCCCGCGGGTGCGCGGCCGCCTACTACCCCGAGACCAACGTGCTGGTCCCCCTCGACTCCACCGCGGACACCAGCAACACCCCCGCGAGCAAGTCCGTCGTCGTGCGCTTCGAACCGGCCTGA
- a CDS encoding Tat pathway signal sequence domain protein, whose translation MPAAARWARDRYARHRRAVLALGGLTCAVVVAAGAVRLYADRPRPVAYVPPAPSQVVSLTYLEPVKPPPPDAAFAFTVRVRNASAGPVSVEGIGQPSRALRVMIRPPLPVTVGAGEAREVVVRILATDCVHVARNSGLPFLEVTLSNGFRKERHSYIPGDRYARDLSVALTRACPEDRDITGDPPS comes from the coding sequence GTGCCCGCCGCCGCCCGGTGGGCCCGCGACCGCTACGCGCGCCATCGGCGGGCCGTTCTGGCCCTGGGCGGGCTGACCTGCGCGGTCGTGGTGGCCGCAGGCGCCGTCCGGTTGTACGCGGACCGGCCGCGGCCCGTGGCGTACGTGCCTCCGGCGCCGTCCCAGGTGGTCTCCCTGACCTACCTCGAACCCGTGAAACCTCCCCCTCCGGACGCGGCCTTCGCGTTCACTGTGCGTGTGCGGAACGCCTCCGCGGGCCCCGTCTCGGTGGAGGGCATCGGCCAGCCGTCCCGGGCACTGAGGGTGATGATCCGGCCACCGCTGCCGGTCACGGTGGGTGCGGGGGAAGCACGCGAGGTCGTCGTCCGCATTCTGGCGACCGACTGCGTGCATGTGGCACGGAATTCCGGGCTCCCTTTTCTGGAAGTGACCCTCAGTAATGGATTTCGGAAAGAGCGGCACAGTTACATCCCGGGTGACCGATATGCCAGGGATCTCTCCGTCGCCCTGACCAGGGCCTGTCCCGAAGATCGAGACATCACCGGCGACCCGCCGTCATGA
- a CDS encoding branched-chain amino acid ABC transporter substrate-binding protein, whose product MRQRSLIAVTAALAAGALTLTACGSRDDKGGDTAGGATATVVIGVDAPLTGDLSALGLGIRNSVDLAVRQANEKKTVPGVTFKIEALDDQAQASSGQQNATKLTANKDVVGVVGPLNSSVSESMQKVFDDAKLVQISPANTSPSLSQGPKWATGEKTRTYKSYFRTATTDAIQGPFAAQYLFNKAGKKKVFIIDDKKTYGAGLAGTFKGEFTKLGGAVAGEGHIDPESKDFSAVVTQVKSSGADVVYYGGEYPAAGPLSKQIKASGANIPLVGGDGIYDKKYVELAGAGAVGDFATSVGAPVESLPSAKEFIANYTKAGFKEPFAAYGGYSYDSAWAIIEGVKAAVAANDGKLPTDARAKVLEAVQKVSFDGVTGKVSFDEFGDATNKQLTVYKVEGADWKSVESGTFGG is encoded by the coding sequence GTGCGTCAGCGTTCTCTCATTGCCGTGACCGCCGCGCTCGCCGCGGGCGCCCTCACCCTCACCGCCTGTGGCTCCCGCGACGACAAGGGTGGTGACACCGCCGGCGGCGCCACCGCCACGGTCGTCATCGGCGTCGACGCCCCGCTCACCGGTGACCTCTCAGCCCTCGGCCTCGGCATCCGCAACTCCGTCGACCTCGCGGTGCGCCAGGCCAACGAGAAGAAGACCGTCCCCGGCGTCACCTTCAAGATCGAGGCGCTGGACGACCAGGCGCAGGCCTCTTCCGGCCAGCAGAACGCCACCAAGCTCACCGCCAACAAGGACGTCGTCGGCGTCGTCGGCCCGCTGAACTCCTCGGTCTCCGAGTCGATGCAGAAGGTCTTCGACGACGCCAAGCTCGTCCAGATCTCCCCCGCCAACACGAGCCCCTCCCTCTCGCAGGGACCCAAGTGGGCCACCGGCGAGAAGACCCGCACCTACAAGAGCTACTTCCGCACCGCCACCACGGACGCCATCCAGGGCCCGTTCGCGGCGCAGTACCTCTTCAACAAGGCGGGCAAGAAGAAGGTCTTCATCATCGATGACAAGAAGACCTACGGCGCCGGCCTCGCCGGAACCTTCAAGGGCGAGTTCACCAAGCTCGGCGGCGCCGTCGCCGGCGAGGGCCACATCGACCCCGAGTCCAAGGACTTCTCGGCCGTCGTGACCCAGGTCAAGAGCTCCGGCGCCGACGTCGTCTACTACGGCGGCGAGTACCCGGCGGCCGGCCCGCTCAGCAAGCAGATCAAGGCCTCCGGCGCCAACATCCCGCTCGTCGGCGGTGACGGCATCTACGACAAGAAGTACGTCGAGCTCGCCGGCGCCGGCGCCGTGGGCGACTTCGCCACCTCGGTCGGCGCGCCGGTCGAGAGCCTGCCCTCCGCCAAGGAGTTCATCGCCAACTACACCAAGGCCGGCTTCAAGGAGCCCTTCGCCGCCTACGGCGGTTACTCCTACGACTCCGCCTGGGCGATCATCGAGGGCGTCAAGGCCGCCGTCGCCGCCAACGACGGCAAGCTCCCCACCGACGCCCGCGCCAAGGTCCTCGAAGCCGTCCAGAAGGTCTCCTTCGACGGCGTGACCGGCAAGGTCTCCTTCGACGAGTTCGGTGACGCGACCAACAAGCAGCTCACCGTCTACAAGGTCGAGGGCGCCGACTGGAAGTCCGTCGAGTCCGGCACCTTCGGCGG
- a CDS encoding DUF3068 domain-containing protein, whose translation MRRRASLVLLALAVFCAALAPLMRWYAYPRLAKIPPGQYQEMVLEAKGATLLDYTAGMTPKKVDKVTIVQTLKGNVEASKEIEASAGKDVVVWDTLTHIMGPDGKMVSQIPERYVFDAHTQDPVHATGEMVDGDPVTREGIEFKWPFFTEPRDYLYFDAQTRSSSPIHYVGPRTFKGMDVYYFEQTIPWTKVALPKKMPIEGIDPKTFEQNTGTSLWYTAKAMFWVDPVTGAPVNAEQDIRQEMRGGIAAGAQDGRLTVFAGHVTMREDYAEYTRELVAANRVKVLALHTYAPLGLAVGGLALFGLALWLEARGRRPGEPGGA comes from the coding sequence ATGCGACGCAGAGCGAGCCTCGTCCTGCTTGCCCTGGCCGTGTTCTGCGCGGCCCTCGCACCACTGATGCGCTGGTACGCGTACCCCCGCCTCGCCAAGATCCCGCCGGGCCAGTACCAGGAGATGGTCCTGGAGGCCAAGGGCGCGACCCTCCTCGACTACACCGCCGGCATGACGCCCAAGAAGGTCGACAAGGTCACCATCGTCCAGACCCTCAAGGGCAACGTCGAGGCGTCGAAGGAGATCGAGGCGAGCGCCGGCAAGGACGTGGTCGTCTGGGACACCCTGACCCACATCATGGGACCGGACGGGAAGATGGTCTCCCAGATCCCCGAGCGCTACGTCTTCGACGCCCACACCCAGGATCCGGTGCACGCCACCGGCGAGATGGTCGACGGGGACCCGGTCACGCGCGAGGGCATCGAGTTCAAGTGGCCGTTCTTCACGGAGCCCCGCGACTACCTGTACTTCGACGCCCAGACCCGCAGCTCCTCGCCGATCCACTACGTCGGCCCGCGCACCTTCAAGGGAATGGACGTCTACTACTTCGAGCAGACCATCCCCTGGACCAAGGTGGCGCTGCCGAAGAAGATGCCGATCGAGGGCATCGACCCGAAGACGTTCGAGCAGAACACCGGCACCAGCCTCTGGTACACGGCCAAGGCGATGTTCTGGGTCGACCCGGTGACGGGGGCGCCCGTCAACGCCGAGCAGGACATCCGGCAGGAGATGCGCGGCGGCATCGCGGCCGGGGCCCAGGACGGCAGGCTCACCGTCTTCGCCGGGCACGTGACGATGCGCGAGGACTACGCCGAGTACACCCGCGAGCTGGTCGCCGCGAACCGCGTCAAGGTCCTCGCCCTGCACACGTACGCCCCCCTCGGCCTCGCGGTCGGCGGACTCGCCCTGTTCGGCCTGGCCCTGTGGCTGGAGGCGCGCGGCCGCCGCCCCGGGGAACCGGGCGGCGCCTGA